One stretch of Comamonas testosteroni DNA includes these proteins:
- a CDS encoding DHA2 family efflux MFS transporter permease subunit, translated as MSDHNASAAAAADAPAVPMAAGMVPLTGGTLWLAALVLAAANFMAVLDMTVANVSVPSIAGNLGATTSQGTWVITSYAVAEAITVPLTGWLAARFGAVRVFATAMGLFGLASLLCGLANSLGMLVFARILQGLAGGPLMPLSQSLLLRIFPPRMAPAAIGLWSMTTLIAPVLGPIVGGWICDEYTWHWIFLINIPVALVCAFAVWHLVRRYEQPLLKNPIDTVGLILLIVWVGSLQLMLDEGKNLDWFASPMIVALAAVAVVGFAAFMIWELHAEHPIVDLRVFRHRGFSMAVLTISLAFAAFFAVNVLTPLWLQSFMGYTATLAGLVTAWTGLFALFVAPAAAGLAARVDPRRLIFGGVFWMGVITCWRAFATTDMGYWDIALPLMFMGLGLPFFFIPTTGLALASVEPQEMDNAAGLMNFLRTLSGAAAVSVVNTAWENGTTRKHADLVGLSDASGEVLHGLQQSGMSADAALSALDQLITSQSVMLATNQIMFIIAGGFVLAACAIWLAPRPSRTVEPGAGGH; from the coding sequence ATGAGCGATCACAACGCAAGTGCGGCCGCAGCGGCCGATGCGCCTGCCGTGCCCATGGCCGCCGGCATGGTGCCGCTGACGGGGGGCACGCTGTGGCTGGCGGCCCTGGTGCTGGCCGCGGCCAATTTCATGGCCGTGCTGGACATGACGGTGGCCAATGTCTCCGTGCCCAGCATCGCCGGCAATCTGGGAGCGACCACCAGCCAGGGCACCTGGGTCATCACCAGCTATGCGGTGGCCGAGGCCATCACCGTGCCGCTGACCGGCTGGCTGGCGGCGCGCTTCGGCGCGGTGCGCGTGTTTGCCACGGCCATGGGCTTGTTCGGCCTGGCATCGCTGCTGTGCGGGCTGGCCAATTCGCTGGGCATGCTGGTGTTTGCGCGTATCTTGCAGGGGCTGGCCGGCGGCCCGCTGATGCCGCTGTCCCAGTCGCTGCTGCTGCGCATCTTCCCGCCGCGCATGGCGCCCGCAGCCATCGGCCTGTGGTCCATGACCACGCTTATCGCGCCTGTGCTGGGCCCCATCGTGGGCGGCTGGATCTGCGACGAATACACCTGGCACTGGATCTTTCTGATCAACATCCCGGTAGCCCTGGTCTGCGCGTTCGCGGTCTGGCATCTGGTCAGGCGCTATGAGCAGCCGCTGCTCAAGAACCCGATAGACACCGTGGGCCTGATTCTGCTCATCGTCTGGGTGGGCTCGCTGCAGCTGATGCTGGACGAAGGCAAGAACCTGGACTGGTTTGCCTCGCCCATGATCGTGGCGCTGGCTGCGGTGGCCGTGGTGGGCTTTGCGGCCTTCATGATCTGGGAGCTGCATGCCGAGCACCCGATCGTGGACCTGCGCGTCTTCAGGCACCGCGGCTTTTCCATGGCCGTGCTGACCATCAGTCTGGCGTTTGCGGCCTTCTTCGCCGTCAATGTGCTCACGCCGCTGTGGCTGCAGAGCTTCATGGGCTACACGGCCACGCTGGCGGGTCTGGTCACGGCATGGACGGGGCTGTTCGCGCTGTTCGTGGCGCCGGCCGCGGCCGGGCTGGCGGCCAGGGTGGATCCGCGCCGGCTGATCTTTGGCGGCGTGTTCTGGATGGGGGTGATCACCTGCTGGCGCGCATTTGCGACCACGGACATGGGCTATTGGGACATTGCCCTGCCGCTGATGTTCATGGGGCTGGGTCTGCCGTTCTTCTTCATTCCGACCACAGGGCTGGCGCTGGCCAGCGTGGAGCCGCAGGAGATGGACAACGCGGCCGGTCTGATGAACTTTCTGCGCACTCTGTCGGGCGCGGCAGCGGTCTCCGTGGTCAACACGGCCTGGGAGAACGGCACGACGCGCAAGCATGCGGATCTGGTGGGTTTGAGCGATGCCAGCGGCGAGGTGCTGCACGGGCTGCAGCAGTCGGGCATGAGTGCCGATGCGGCGCTGTCGGCGCTCGATCAGCTCATCACCAGCCAGAGCGTGATGCTGGCCACCAACCAGATCATGTTCATCATTGCGGGCGGCTTTGTGCTGGCGGCCTGTGCGATCTGGCTGGCACCGAGGCCGAGCCGCACGGTCGAGCCCGGTGCGGGCGGCCACTGA
- a CDS encoding UvrD-helicase domain-containing protein: protein MFPIDLLDSAPDGANSGANLASHSPLLTGLNDEQLAAVTLPAGHALILAGAGSGKTRVLTTRIAWLLQTGQATPGSIMAVTFTNKAAKEMLTRLSAMLPYNVRGMWIGTFHGLCNRLLRAHYQAAKLPQAFQILDTQDQLSAIKRLCKQFNVDDERFPPKQLMYFIAGCKEEGMRPGDVVATDPDTRKKVEIYQLYEEQCQREGVVDFGELMLRSYELLRDDAHLRHHYQHRFQHILVDEFQDTNKLQYQWLKQLAGDDVGGRYESAASVIAVGDDDQSIYAFRGARVGNMADFIREFEVRHQIKLEQNYRSFSNILDCANALISHNSNRLGKNLRTSQGPGEPVRIYEAPSDLAEAAWMVDEIKQLVRNDGFTRQEIAVLYRSNAQSRVIESALFNAAIPYRVYGGLRFFERAEIKHALAYLRLLENPHDDTSFLRVVNFPARGIGARTIEVLQDTARSSGTSLSDAVTAVGGAAGTKLQGFVAQIDVLREQTQGRTLREIIETVEEQSGLIEHYRNEKEGADRIENLQELVTAAESFVTQEGFGRDAVAMPLDEQQNAPQLSQSPVSQGLDPNQPLLDEALRAPAGTAASMVNADTGETLSPLQAFLVHAALEAGDNQAQAGQDAVQLMTVHASKGLEFDAVFIGGVEEGLFPHENAMMDRGGLEEERRLAYVAITRARKRLYLSHSQTRMLHGQTRYNVKSRFFDELPEEALKWITPRQSGFGSFAPSSGAGGAWGSRAGGQYGSGSGWGGKQTEVFASPPVPQQKAEPAHGIKAGIAVFHNKFGEGKVLAVEGTGDDARAQVSFGRHGTKWLALAIAKLTIVD, encoded by the coding sequence ATGTTCCCGATCGACCTGCTTGACTCCGCGCCAGACGGTGCAAATTCCGGCGCCAACCTCGCCTCTCACTCGCCCCTGCTGACCGGCCTCAACGATGAGCAGCTGGCCGCAGTGACCCTGCCTGCGGGCCATGCGCTGATTCTGGCGGGTGCCGGCTCGGGCAAGACGCGCGTGCTGACCACGCGCATTGCCTGGCTGCTGCAGACCGGGCAGGCCACGCCCGGCTCCATCATGGCCGTGACCTTCACCAACAAGGCTGCCAAGGAGATGCTCACGCGCCTGTCGGCCATGCTGCCCTACAACGTGCGCGGCATGTGGATAGGCACGTTTCACGGCCTGTGCAACCGTCTGCTGCGCGCCCACTATCAGGCAGCGAAGTTGCCTCAGGCGTTCCAGATTCTGGACACCCAGGATCAGCTCTCGGCCATCAAGCGCCTGTGCAAGCAGTTCAATGTCGATGACGAGCGCTTTCCGCCCAAGCAGCTGATGTACTTCATCGCGGGCTGCAAGGAAGAGGGCATGCGCCCCGGCGATGTCGTGGCCACTGATCCGGACACCCGCAAAAAGGTCGAGATCTACCAACTCTATGAAGAGCAATGCCAGCGCGAGGGTGTGGTCGATTTCGGCGAGCTGATGCTGCGCAGCTACGAGCTGCTGCGTGACGATGCCCATCTGCGCCACCATTACCAGCACCGCTTCCAGCATATCCTGGTGGACGAGTTCCAGGACACCAACAAGCTGCAGTACCAGTGGCTCAAGCAACTGGCGGGCGACGATGTGGGCGGGCGCTACGAGTCGGCTGCCAGCGTGATTGCCGTGGGCGACGACGACCAGAGCATCTATGCCTTTCGCGGCGCGCGCGTGGGCAATATGGCGGACTTCATCCGCGAGTTCGAAGTCAGGCACCAGATCAAGCTGGAGCAGAACTATCGCTCCTTCAGCAACATCCTCGATTGCGCCAACGCGCTGATCAGCCACAACAGCAACCGCCTGGGCAAGAATCTGCGCACCAGCCAGGGCCCGGGCGAGCCCGTGCGCATCTACGAAGCGCCCAGCGATCTGGCCGAGGCCGCGTGGATGGTCGACGAGATCAAGCAGCTGGTCAGAAACGACGGCTTCACGCGCCAGGAAATCGCCGTGCTCTACCGCAGCAATGCGCAAAGCCGGGTGATCGAGTCGGCGCTGTTCAATGCCGCCATTCCCTATCGCGTCTATGGCGGCCTGCGCTTTTTCGAGCGTGCCGAAATCAAGCACGCCCTGGCCTATCTGCGCCTGCTGGAGAACCCGCACGACGACACCAGTTTCCTGCGCGTGGTGAACTTCCCCGCACGCGGCATCGGCGCGCGCACGATCGAAGTCCTGCAGGACACGGCGCGCAGCAGTGGCACTTCGCTGAGCGACGCCGTCACCGCCGTGGGCGGCGCGGCCGGCACCAAGCTGCAGGGCTTTGTGGCCCAGATCGATGTGCTGCGCGAGCAGACGCAGGGGCGCACGCTGCGTGAAATCATCGAGACCGTGGAAGAGCAAAGCGGCCTGATCGAGCATTACCGCAACGAGAAAGAAGGCGCGGACCGCATCGAGAACTTGCAGGAACTGGTCACGGCTGCCGAGAGCTTTGTGACCCAGGAAGGCTTTGGCCGCGATGCCGTAGCCATGCCGCTGGACGAGCAGCAGAATGCGCCGCAGCTGAGCCAGTCGCCGGTCAGCCAGGGGCTGGACCCGAATCAGCCGCTGCTGGACGAGGCGCTCAGGGCGCCGGCCGGTACGGCGGCTTCCATGGTCAATGCCGACACCGGCGAGACGCTGTCGCCGCTGCAGGCCTTTCTCGTGCATGCGGCGCTGGAGGCGGGCGACAACCAGGCCCAGGCCGGCCAGGATGCCGTGCAGCTGATGACCGTGCACGCCTCCAAGGGCCTGGAGTTTGATGCCGTGTTCATTGGCGGCGTCGAGGAAGGCCTGTTCCCGCACGAGAACGCCATGATGGATCGTGGCGGCCTGGAGGAGGAGCGGCGCCTGGCCTATGTGGCCATCACGCGTGCGCGCAAGCGTCTGTATCTGAGCCATTCGCAGACGCGCATGCTGCACGGCCAGACGCGCTACAACGTCAAGAGCCGCTTCTTTGACGAGCTGCCTGAAGAGGCGCTCAAGTGGATCACGCCCAGGCAGAGCGGCTTTGGCAGTTTTGCGCCTTCTTCAGGCGCCGGTGGTGCCTGGGGATCAAGGGCTGGAGGTCAATACGGTTCGGGCTCGGGCTGGGGCGGCAAGCAGACCGAAGTCTTTGCCAGCCCGCCGGTGCCACAGCAAAAGGCCGAGCCTGCGCATGGCATCAAGGCCGGTATCGCGGTGTTCCACAACAAGTTCGGCGAGGGCAAGGTACTGGCGGTGGAAGGCACGGGTGACGATGCGCGCGCGCAGGTCAGCTTCGGCCGCCATGGCACCAAGTGGCTGGCGCTGGCGATTGCCAAGCTGACGATTGTGGACTGA
- a CDS encoding PhoX family protein, with the protein MAQNLLSRRKALQLFSGAPLLPLGSVVSASSLLAACGGGDDDNTTPTTPPVTKNYVSATFTSMAAPTLSTPANMATMYAASQLKVAFDDKSEQVYDLGYQPFFVTGDMVSDGKGGQLLAGGYYDIYNNKIIDKTVSGKERHFFSDSPDGTSLLTVPNAKVDGVKGKPVFAVVQFEYTTWAQDGTTDMYGKLPSPIAVLTLDQDQSTGKLSLVKYHNVDTSKVHGLWITCGASLSPWGTHLSSEEYEPDAFSIGTNTMFQAYSQNLYGDSSKANPYHYGHMPEVIVNVDGTATIKKHFCMGRISHELVQVMPDQRTALMGDDATNSGYFVFVADKEKDLSSGTLYAAKVGAGFSIDPAAKSAAPLTWIKLGSATSTEIENLANTLKPTDILTVSKTDPSDSSYTKIVANGKTEWIKINPGMDKAAAFLETHRYAAFKGASLGFTKMEGTTVNAKDKIAYSALQNVQSSMVAGNAANVPGNGVSVPKQLVAGVVMALNLKGGQKDTTGTAINSEWMPVDTAPLLAGEDLLDSDGKTLKGDALGNTANPNKIANPDNLKFSEKMRTLFIGEDSSQHVNNFMWAYNVDTKQLSRVLSVPAGGESTGLHAVDEINGWTYIMSNFQHAGDWGGIHANVKTQLDPLIKANYKDKFGSAVGYITASPAQMKLSAK; encoded by the coding sequence ATGGCACAAAATCTGCTCAGCCGTCGTAAGGCCCTGCAACTCTTTTCCGGCGCTCCTCTGCTCCCACTGGGTTCGGTCGTGTCCGCATCCAGCCTGCTGGCCGCATGTGGTGGTGGTGACGATGACAACACAACGCCGACAACGCCTCCTGTCACCAAGAACTATGTTTCCGCCACCTTCACCAGCATGGCCGCGCCTACGCTGAGCACGCCTGCCAATATGGCGACCATGTATGCGGCCTCGCAGCTCAAGGTCGCTTTCGACGACAAGAGCGAGCAGGTCTACGACTTGGGCTATCAGCCCTTTTTCGTGACCGGCGACATGGTCTCCGACGGCAAGGGCGGCCAGCTGCTGGCCGGCGGCTACTACGACATCTACAACAACAAGATCATCGACAAGACCGTCTCCGGCAAGGAGCGTCACTTCTTCTCCGACTCGCCCGATGGCACCTCGCTGCTGACCGTGCCCAATGCCAAGGTGGACGGCGTCAAGGGCAAGCCCGTGTTTGCCGTGGTGCAGTTCGAGTACACCACCTGGGCCCAGGACGGCACGACCGATATGTACGGCAAGCTGCCTTCTCCCATCGCCGTGCTGACGCTGGACCAGGACCAGAGCACCGGCAAGCTGAGCCTGGTGAAGTACCACAATGTGGATACCTCCAAGGTCCACGGCCTGTGGATCACCTGCGGCGCCAGCCTCTCGCCCTGGGGCACCCATCTGTCGTCGGAAGAGTACGAGCCCGATGCCTTCAGCATCGGCACCAACACCATGTTCCAGGCCTATAGCCAGAACCTCTACGGTGACTCCAGCAAGGCCAACCCCTACCACTACGGCCACATGCCCGAAGTGATCGTCAACGTCGACGGCACGGCCACCATCAAGAAGCATTTCTGCATGGGCCGCATCTCGCACGAGCTGGTGCAGGTCATGCCCGACCAGCGCACCGCGCTCATGGGTGACGACGCCACCAACAGCGGCTACTTCGTCTTCGTGGCAGACAAGGAAAAAGACCTGTCCTCGGGCACGCTGTATGCCGCCAAGGTAGGCGCCGGCTTCTCCATCGACCCCGCTGCCAAGAGCGCCGCGCCGCTGACCTGGATCAAGCTGGGCTCGGCCACCAGCACCGAGATCGAGAACCTGGCCAACACGCTCAAGCCTACGGACATCCTGACCGTGTCCAAGACCGACCCCAGCGACTCCAGCTACACCAAGATCGTGGCCAACGGCAAGACCGAGTGGATCAAGATCAACCCCGGCATGGACAAGGCCGCCGCCTTCCTCGAAACCCATCGCTATGCCGCCTTCAAGGGCGCCAGCCTGGGCTTCACCAAGATGGAAGGCACGACCGTCAACGCCAAGGACAAGATTGCCTACTCCGCCCTGCAGAACGTGCAGTCCTCCATGGTGGCCGGCAATGCCGCCAACGTGCCTGGCAACGGCGTCTCCGTGCCCAAGCAGCTGGTCGCCGGCGTGGTCATGGCGCTGAACCTCAAGGGCGGCCAGAAGGACACGACCGGCACGGCCATCAACAGCGAATGGATGCCCGTGGACACGGCGCCCCTGCTGGCTGGCGAGGATCTGCTGGACAGCGACGGCAAGACCCTCAAGGGCGACGCCCTGGGCAACACCGCCAACCCCAACAAGATTGCCAACCCCGACAACCTCAAGTTCTCGGAGAAAATGCGCACCCTGTTCATCGGCGAGGACAGCAGCCAGCACGTCAACAACTTCATGTGGGCCTACAACGTGGACACCAAGCAGCTGTCGCGCGTGCTGTCCGTGCCCGCAGGTGGTGAATCCACCGGCCTGCATGCCGTGGACGAGATCAACGGCTGGACCTACATCATGAGCAACTTCCAGCACGCTGGCGACTGGGGCGGCATCCACGCCAATGTCAAGACCCAGCTGGATCCGCTGATCAAGGCCAACTACAAGGACAAGTTCGGCTCCGCCGTGGGCTACATCACGGCCTCGCCCGCCCAGATGAAGCTCAGCGCCAAGTAA
- a CDS encoding BPSS1780 family membrane protein, with amino-acid sequence MKLQIVPPGTGLQWVLQGLRTFKSQPLALAALFFLGMASMSLISALPLIGPVIALALLPCISLTMMVAASEAAHGRKPTPALLLVAFRSGSQHLHSMLMLGGLYAAGFLLIIGASSLVDGGTFASVYLGQTPMTRELAEEPEFQSAMWLSMFLYLPLSLAFWHAPALIHWHGISPVKSLFFSFVGCIRNIGAYLVFGVCWIGVFIVSGMALAIVTGILAMLIGSIAGGLMVATALMLAAIFFTSIVFTFRDSFSPPDDDQTLIDSSSATAPPSSDS; translated from the coding sequence ATGAAACTTCAAATCGTTCCACCCGGCACCGGTCTGCAATGGGTGCTGCAGGGTCTGCGCACCTTCAAAAGCCAGCCTCTGGCCCTGGCTGCCCTGTTCTTTCTGGGCATGGCCAGCATGTCTCTGATCTCGGCCCTGCCGCTGATCGGCCCCGTCATTGCACTGGCACTGCTGCCCTGCATCTCGCTGACCATGATGGTCGCTGCATCCGAAGCCGCCCACGGCCGCAAGCCCACTCCTGCGCTGCTGCTGGTGGCTTTTCGCTCCGGCAGCCAGCATCTGCACTCCATGCTGATGCTGGGCGGCCTGTATGCCGCAGGCTTTTTGCTCATCATCGGTGCCTCCAGCCTGGTCGACGGCGGCACGTTTGCCAGCGTCTACCTGGGCCAGACTCCCATGACCCGCGAACTGGCCGAAGAGCCCGAGTTCCAGTCGGCCATGTGGCTGAGCATGTTTCTCTACCTGCCGCTGTCGCTGGCCTTCTGGCATGCACCGGCGCTCATCCACTGGCATGGCATCAGCCCCGTCAAGTCGCTGTTCTTCAGCTTTGTCGGCTGCATTCGCAATATCGGTGCCTATCTGGTCTTCGGTGTCTGCTGGATCGGCGTGTTCATCGTCTCAGGCATGGCCCTGGCCATCGTGACCGGCATACTGGCCATGCTCATCGGCAGCATTGCCGGTGGCCTGATGGTGGCAACGGCACTGATGCTGGCAGCCATCTTTTTTACCTCGATCGTGTTTACCTTCCGTGACAGCTTCAGCCCGCCCGATGACGACCAGACTCTGATTGACTCCTCGTCGGCCACAGCGCCGCCATCATCGGATTCCTAA